The following are encoded together in the Xanthomonas sacchari genome:
- a CDS encoding response regulator transcription factor: protein MSRVSDPTPPPFAAAANAPLRVALLEDDDVLRDRVLLPGLLRHGFEAIPLRTAQALWTALEAQRVDLIVLDIGLPDSDGFTLTQQLQERRPGMGIVILSGRGEQPDLVRGLVQGADAYLIKPVQIEILAATLFSVARRMLRPAAPASEEWQLQDDGWCLFAPDGQAVPLTASERKVLQSLWQARGRLVSRDALIGMLGGNAGLEIDPHRLDALLHRLRQKVHERTGSALPLRAVRGEGYLLMPQER, encoded by the coding sequence GTGAGCCGCGTTTCCGATCCCACCCCGCCCCCGTTCGCCGCTGCCGCCAACGCCCCGCTGCGGGTGGCGTTGCTGGAGGACGACGATGTGCTGCGCGACCGCGTGCTGCTGCCGGGCTTGCTGCGGCACGGATTCGAGGCGATACCGCTGCGCACCGCGCAGGCGCTGTGGACGGCGCTGGAGGCGCAACGTGTCGACCTGATCGTGCTCGACATCGGCCTGCCCGACAGCGACGGCTTCACCCTGACCCAGCAACTGCAGGAACGCCGTCCCGGCATGGGCATCGTCATCCTCAGCGGCCGCGGCGAGCAGCCGGATCTGGTGCGCGGGCTGGTGCAGGGCGCCGATGCGTACCTGATCAAGCCGGTGCAGATCGAGATCCTCGCCGCCACCCTGTTCAGCGTGGCCCGGCGCATGCTGCGACCGGCGGCGCCGGCCAGCGAGGAATGGCAATTGCAGGACGACGGCTGGTGCCTGTTCGCACCGGATGGGCAGGCGGTGCCGTTGACCGCCTCCGAACGCAAGGTGCTGCAGAGCCTGTGGCAGGCACGCGGACGACTGGTCAGCCGCGATGCGCTGATCGGCATGCTCGGCGGCAACGCCGGGCTGGAGATCGATCCGCACCGGCTGGATGCGTTGCTGCATCGGCTGCGGCAGAAGGTGCACGAGCGCACCGGCAGCGCGCTGCCATTGCGCGCGGTGCGCGGCGAAGGCTATCTGCTCATGCCGCAGGAGCGCTGA
- a CDS encoding NAD-dependent protein deacetylase gives MSQLLQDHPASAQPAASALEAFVDRHRRLFVLTGAGCSTDSGIPDYRDAAGDWKRAQPVTYQAFMGELATRQRYWARSLLGWPRFGHARPNATHAALAQLEARGQVELLLTQNVDGLHQAAGSRATIDLHGRLDVVRCMGCERRMPREAFQQHLLQHNPQWATLQAAPAPDGDADLDGEDFASFVVPPCAHCGGVLKPDVVFFGENVPRERVASAFAHLQRADAVLVVGSSLMVYSGFRFVQAAAKAGLPIAAVNLGRTRGDDLLSLKVEQSCAQALAFLLPAAARVPNPGTN, from the coding sequence ATGTCGCAGTTGCTGCAGGATCACCCCGCGTCCGCACAGCCGGCGGCGTCCGCGCTGGAAGCGTTCGTCGACCGCCACCGGCGCCTGTTCGTGCTGACCGGCGCCGGTTGCAGCACCGACTCGGGCATTCCCGACTACCGCGACGCCGCCGGCGACTGGAAGCGTGCGCAGCCGGTGACCTACCAGGCCTTCATGGGCGAGCTGGCGACGCGGCAGCGCTACTGGGCGCGCAGCCTGCTCGGCTGGCCGCGCTTCGGTCATGCGCGGCCCAATGCCACCCACGCCGCGCTGGCGCAGCTGGAAGCGCGCGGCCAGGTCGAACTGCTGCTGACCCAGAACGTGGACGGCCTGCACCAGGCCGCCGGCAGCCGCGCCACCATCGACCTGCACGGGCGCCTGGACGTGGTGCGCTGCATGGGTTGCGAGCGGCGCATGCCGCGCGAGGCGTTCCAGCAGCACCTGCTGCAGCACAACCCGCAGTGGGCAACGCTGCAGGCCGCGCCAGCGCCCGACGGCGATGCCGACCTGGACGGCGAGGATTTCGCCAGCTTCGTGGTGCCGCCCTGCGCGCACTGCGGCGGCGTGCTGAAGCCGGATGTGGTGTTCTTCGGCGAGAACGTGCCGCGCGAGCGCGTGGCCAGTGCCTTCGCGCATCTGCAGCGCGCCGACGCGGTACTGGTGGTGGGCTCGTCGCTGATGGTCTATTCCGGCTTCCGCTTCGTGCAGGCCGCGGCCAAGGCTGGCCTGCCCATCGCCGCAGTGAACCTGGGCCGCACCCGCGGCGACGATCTGCTGAGCCTGAAAGTGGAGCAATCGTGCGCGCAGGCGCTGGCCTTCCTGCTGCCGGCAGCGGCGCGCGTTCCGAATCCCGGCACGAACTGA
- a CDS encoding NADH:flavin oxidoreductase/NADH oxidase, giving the protein MSQLFSPLALGPLSLSNRIVIAPMCQYSAEDGRASDWHVQHLGQLAQSGAGLLILEATAVEPRGRISYADLGLWDDATEAALDTVLRAVRRWSPMPLGIQLAHAGRKASTRKPWDGGGAIAPDQPNGWQTVAPSAQAFDQDGVPPQALDLAGIDAIVEAFVASARRAERLGVELIELHAAHGYLLHQFLSPLSNQRADAYGGSLENRMRLLLRVHAAVRAAVAPSIAVGVRISATDWVDGGWDLAQSEALAQALQAQGCDYLHVSSGGLDRRQRIPVAPGYQVPLAEALHRALRMPVIAVGLITEPQQAEAILAEDRADAIALARGILYDPRWPWHAAAALGARLRPSPQYLRCEPHAARGVFDA; this is encoded by the coding sequence GTGAGCCAGTTGTTCTCGCCCCTGGCACTGGGGCCGCTGTCGTTGTCCAACCGCATCGTGATCGCGCCGATGTGCCAGTACTCGGCCGAGGACGGCCGTGCCAGCGACTGGCATGTGCAGCATCTGGGCCAACTGGCGCAGTCCGGCGCCGGCCTGCTGATCCTGGAAGCGACGGCGGTCGAACCGCGCGGGCGCATCAGCTACGCCGACCTGGGCCTGTGGGACGATGCCACTGAGGCGGCGCTGGACACGGTGTTGCGCGCGGTGCGCCGCTGGTCGCCGATGCCGTTGGGCATCCAGCTCGCGCACGCCGGGCGCAAGGCGTCCACGCGCAAGCCCTGGGACGGCGGCGGCGCGATCGCGCCCGACCAGCCGAATGGCTGGCAGACCGTGGCGCCGTCGGCGCAGGCGTTCGACCAGGATGGCGTGCCGCCGCAGGCGCTGGACCTGGCCGGCATCGACGCCATCGTCGAGGCGTTCGTGGCCTCGGCACGGCGTGCCGAGCGCCTCGGCGTCGAGCTGATCGAACTGCATGCCGCTCACGGCTACCTGCTGCACCAGTTCCTGTCGCCGCTGAGCAATCAGCGTGCCGATGCCTATGGCGGCAGCCTGGAGAACCGCATGCGCCTGCTGCTGCGCGTGCATGCGGCGGTGCGCGCCGCGGTGGCGCCGAGCATCGCAGTGGGCGTGCGCATCTCCGCCACCGACTGGGTCGACGGCGGCTGGGACCTGGCGCAGAGCGAGGCGCTGGCGCAGGCGCTGCAGGCGCAGGGCTGCGATTACCTGCACGTGTCCAGCGGTGGGCTGGACCGGCGCCAGCGTATTCCGGTGGCGCCCGGCTACCAGGTGCCGCTGGCCGAGGCCCTGCACCGCGCGCTGCGCATGCCGGTGATCGCGGTGGGCCTGATCACCGAGCCGCAGCAGGCCGAAGCCATCCTCGCCGAGGACCGCGCCGACGCCATCGCGCTGGCCCGCGGCATCCTCTACGATCCGCGCTGGCCCTGGCACGCGGCCGCCGCACTGGGCGCGCGGTTGCGGCCGTCGCCGCAATACCTGCGCTGCGAGCCGCACGCGGCGCGCGGCGTGTTCGACGCCTGA
- a CDS encoding NAD(P)-dependent oxidoreductase, protein MGQPIALNLLRAGHALTVWNRSPAAAQPLLEAGAQLAAQPADAVRGPVLFSMLADDTAVRETLLDRGALDALTAGSVHVNMATISVALARELHALHAERGVAYLAMPVLGRVEVAAAGQLNLLAAGDAAALARVQPLLDVIGRKTWYFGAAPEQANAVKLAANLCLASAIGTMAEASALVRGHGVEAADFLDMLTSTVFAAPAYQTYGGMIAEQRYSPAGFKATLGLKDVRLALNAGETRHVPMPLAAVLRDAFIEAIAHGDGELDWAALAKVAARRAGQA, encoded by the coding sequence ATGGGCCAGCCGATCGCGCTCAACCTGCTGCGTGCCGGCCATGCGTTGACGGTCTGGAACCGCAGCCCCGCGGCGGCGCAGCCCCTGCTCGAGGCCGGCGCGCAGCTGGCCGCGCAACCGGCCGACGCGGTGCGCGGGCCGGTGTTGTTCTCGATGCTGGCCGACGACACCGCGGTGCGCGAGACCCTGCTCGATCGCGGCGCGCTGGACGCGCTCACTGCGGGCAGCGTGCACGTCAACATGGCCACCATCTCGGTGGCATTGGCGCGCGAACTGCACGCGCTGCATGCCGAGCGCGGCGTCGCCTACCTGGCGATGCCGGTGCTGGGGCGGGTGGAGGTGGCCGCGGCCGGCCAGCTCAACCTGCTGGCCGCCGGCGATGCCGCGGCGCTGGCGCGGGTGCAGCCGTTGCTCGATGTCATCGGACGCAAGACCTGGTATTTCGGCGCCGCGCCGGAACAGGCCAACGCGGTCAAGCTCGCCGCCAACCTGTGCCTGGCCAGCGCCATCGGCACCATGGCCGAAGCATCGGCGCTGGTGCGCGGGCACGGCGTGGAAGCGGCCGATTTCCTCGACATGCTCACCAGCACCGTGTTCGCCGCACCGGCCTACCAGACCTACGGCGGCATGATCGCCGAGCAGCGCTACAGCCCGGCCGGCTTCAAGGCCACGCTGGGCCTGAAGGATGTGCGCCTGGCGCTGAACGCCGGCGAGACCCGGCATGTGCCGATGCCGCTGGCGGCGGTACTGCGCGATGCCTTCATCGAGGCCATCGCGCACGGCGACGGCGAACTGGACTGGGCGGCGCTGGCCAAGGTCGCCGCGCGCCGCGCCGGCCAGGCCTGA
- a CDS encoding XVIPCD domain-containing protein — protein sequence MSPNSSDPGDRAPIQPPRAVVREAVPGPDHPDHPDHLLYAQIREGVHALDAACGRAPDAISERMVARLLPLAKEYGFDQVDHVVLSREIGEVEDGENVFLVRGDLDDPAHLRAHITTHEAVGMSVEDSLARLEKVNRRLALRLRPE from the coding sequence ATGAGCCCGAATTCATCCGATCCCGGCGACAGAGCGCCGATCCAGCCGCCGCGCGCGGTCGTGCGCGAGGCCGTGCCGGGGCCCGATCATCCGGACCACCCGGATCACCTGTTGTACGCGCAGATCCGCGAGGGCGTGCACGCGCTGGACGCGGCCTGCGGCCGCGCGCCGGATGCGATCAGCGAGCGCATGGTGGCGCGGCTGCTGCCCCTGGCCAAGGAATACGGCTTCGACCAGGTCGACCACGTGGTGCTCAGCCGCGAGATCGGCGAGGTGGAGGATGGCGAGAACGTGTTCCTGGTGCGCGGCGACCTGGACGATCCGGCGCACCTGCGCGCGCACATCACCACCCACGAAGCGGTCGGCATGTCGGTGGAGGATTCGCTGGCGCGCCTGGAGAAGGTCAACCGCCGTCTGGCGCTGCGCTTGCGTCCGGAGTGA
- the purU gene encoding formyltetrahydrofolate deformylase produces the protein MRHDYILTLSCPDRTGIVYRVSGLLFEHGCNILDAQQFGDEESGRFFLRVHFDVPADGVVAAVKLQLEPLATDYAMDWQLHDARRRARLLVLVSKQGHCLNDLLFRAHSRQLRVDIAAVASNHPDFAALAGSYGVPFHHLPVSAANRDEQEAQLLALVERERIDLVVLARYMQILSPTLCAALAGRAINIHHSFLPSFKGAQPYHQAHARGVKIIGATAHYVTGDLDEGPIIEQDVARVDHAMTPRELVRLGSDTESQVLARAVRRHVEHRILLNGHRTVVFR, from the coding sequence ATGCGCCACGACTACATCCTGACCCTGTCCTGCCCGGACCGCACCGGCATCGTCTACCGCGTCAGCGGCCTGCTGTTCGAGCACGGCTGCAACATCCTCGACGCGCAGCAGTTCGGCGACGAGGAAAGCGGCCGCTTCTTCCTGCGCGTGCACTTCGACGTGCCGGCCGACGGCGTCGTCGCCGCGGTGAAGCTGCAATTGGAGCCGCTGGCCACCGACTACGCGATGGACTGGCAACTGCACGACGCGCGCCGCCGTGCGCGCCTGCTGGTGCTGGTCAGCAAACAGGGCCACTGCCTCAACGACCTGCTGTTCCGCGCGCACAGCCGGCAGTTGCGGGTGGATATCGCCGCGGTGGCCTCCAACCACCCCGATTTCGCCGCGCTCGCCGGCTCCTACGGCGTGCCGTTCCATCACTTGCCGGTGAGCGCCGCCAATCGCGACGAACAGGAGGCGCAGTTGCTGGCGCTGGTCGAACGCGAACGCATCGACCTGGTGGTGCTGGCCCGCTACATGCAGATCCTGTCGCCGACCCTGTGCGCGGCGCTGGCTGGGCGCGCGATCAACATCCACCACAGCTTCCTGCCCAGCTTCAAGGGCGCGCAGCCGTACCACCAGGCGCACGCGCGCGGGGTCAAGATCATCGGCGCCACCGCGCACTACGTCACCGGCGACCTGGACGAAGGCCCGATCATCGAGCAGGACGTGGCCCGCGTGGACCACGCCATGACCCCGCGCGAACTGGTGCGCCTGGGCAGCGACACCGAGTCGCAAGTGCTGGCCCGCGCCGTGCGCCGCCACGTCGAACATCGCATCCTGCTCAACGGGCATCGGACGGTCGTGTTTCGGTAA
- a CDS encoding response regulator, translating into MSSLDPIGHVLIVEDEPRLAAVLREYLHAAGYSHDWIADGAQVLGAFRAQQPDLVLLDLMLPNRDGLEICRDLRRESAVPVIMVTARVEEIDRLLGLEIGADDYICKPFSPREVVARVQAVLRRHRHDPNGAPAPGLRIDEDACRASVHGRDLDLTQVEFRLLRTLAAAPGRVYSREQLMDRLYLDHRIVTDRTVDSHVKNLRRKLADAGVEDWVRSVYGAGYRFEP; encoded by the coding sequence ATGAGCAGCCTGGATCCGATCGGGCACGTGCTGATCGTCGAGGACGAACCGCGTCTGGCCGCAGTGCTGCGCGAATATCTGCACGCGGCCGGCTATTCGCACGACTGGATCGCCGATGGCGCGCAGGTACTGGGCGCCTTCCGCGCGCAGCAGCCGGACCTGGTGCTGCTGGACCTGATGCTGCCCAACCGCGATGGGCTGGAGATCTGCCGCGACCTGCGCAGGGAAAGCGCGGTGCCGGTGATCATGGTCACCGCGCGGGTGGAGGAGATCGACCGCCTGCTGGGGCTGGAGATCGGCGCCGACGACTACATCTGCAAGCCGTTCAGCCCGCGTGAGGTGGTGGCGCGGGTGCAGGCGGTGCTGCGCCGCCATCGCCACGATCCCAACGGCGCGCCGGCGCCGGGCCTGCGGATCGACGAGGACGCGTGCCGCGCCAGCGTGCACGGCCGCGACCTGGACCTGACCCAGGTCGAGTTCCGCCTGCTGCGCACCCTCGCCGCCGCGCCGGGACGCGTGTACTCGCGCGAGCAACTGATGGACCGGCTCTACCTCGACCACCGCATCGTCACCGACCGCACCGTCGACAGCCACGTCAAGAACCTGCGCCGCAAACTCGCCGACGCCGGCGTCGAGGACTGGGTGCGCTCGGTGTATGGGGCTGGTTATCGGTTTGAGCCGTGA
- the baeS gene encoding sensor histidine kinase efflux regulator BaeS has translation MKLGLTAKLFLAILAACVTVLLINGLAVQAFVKRQFLDYLNEQGVERMQEALPRVRAEYARHGSWDFVRDNPEVWFVLMRPERGPGPPRRAPPISDQTGAVFRFALLDQDFKSLIGNPDVGRDDILRPVVVDGRTVGWMAMLPFQKALAAADARFYAAQQRAWWTIGSASLVVAALLGWLLSRALLRRMRGLTGATHRLAAGDYATRIDADARDELGQLARDFNLLAQALEHNERARRDFMADISHELRTPLAVLRAELEALQDGIRPMTQHSLGSLHQQVGQLGKLIEDLYDVSLTDVGALAYRRAPVDLAVILATVLDGMRARFAAAQLHVQEQIQAGPLPVDGDERRLQQLLGNLLENALRYTDAGGTVQVRCTLRDAMLELVVEDSAPGVEADKRARLFERFYRAEASRNRASGGSGLGLAICRNIAEAHGGAIDAEPSTLGGLRVVVRLPALAA, from the coding sequence ATGAAACTGGGCCTCACCGCCAAGCTGTTCCTCGCCATCCTCGCCGCCTGCGTGACGGTGCTGTTGATCAACGGCCTGGCCGTGCAGGCCTTCGTCAAGCGCCAGTTCCTGGATTACCTCAACGAACAGGGCGTGGAGCGCATGCAGGAGGCCTTGCCGCGGGTCAGGGCCGAATACGCGCGCCACGGCAGCTGGGATTTCGTGCGCGACAATCCCGAAGTCTGGTTCGTGCTGATGCGCCCGGAGCGTGGCCCCGGCCCGCCGCGCAGGGCGCCGCCGATTTCCGACCAGACCGGCGCGGTGTTTCGCTTCGCGCTGCTCGACCAGGACTTCAAGTCGCTGATCGGCAATCCGGATGTCGGGCGCGACGATATCCTGCGCCCGGTGGTGGTCGACGGCCGAACCGTCGGCTGGATGGCGATGCTGCCGTTCCAGAAAGCGCTGGCAGCGGCAGACGCGCGGTTCTACGCGGCGCAGCAGCGCGCATGGTGGACGATCGGCAGCGCCTCGCTGGTGGTCGCCGCGCTGCTCGGTTGGCTGCTGTCGCGCGCCCTGTTGCGGCGCATGCGCGGCCTCACCGGCGCCACCCACCGTCTGGCCGCCGGCGACTACGCCACCCGCATCGACGCCGACGCGCGCGACGAACTCGGCCAGTTGGCGCGCGACTTCAATCTGCTGGCGCAGGCGCTGGAGCACAACGAGCGCGCGCGTCGCGACTTCATGGCCGATATCTCGCACGAGCTACGCACGCCGCTGGCGGTACTGCGTGCGGAACTGGAAGCGCTGCAGGACGGCATCCGGCCGATGACGCAGCACTCGCTGGGCTCGCTGCACCAGCAGGTCGGCCAGCTCGGCAAGCTGATCGAAGACCTGTACGACGTGTCGCTGACCGACGTCGGCGCGCTCGCCTACCGACGCGCGCCGGTCGACCTGGCGGTGATCCTGGCCACCGTGCTTGACGGCATGCGCGCGCGCTTCGCCGCCGCGCAGCTCCACGTGCAGGAGCAGATCCAGGCCGGCCCGCTGCCGGTGGACGGCGACGAACGCCGCCTGCAGCAACTGCTCGGCAACCTGCTGGAGAACGCCCTGCGCTACACCGATGCCGGCGGCACGGTGCAGGTGCGCTGCACGCTCCGCGACGCGATGCTGGAGCTGGTAGTGGAGGACAGCGCACCAGGCGTGGAAGCGGACAAGCGAGCGCGCCTGTTCGAACGCTTCTATCGCGCCGAGGCCTCGCGCAACCGCGCCAGCGGCGGCAGCGGCCTGGGCCTGGCGATCTGCCGCAACATCGCCGAGGCCCATGGTGGTGCGATCGACGCCGAGCCTTCTACACTCGGCGGATTGCGCGTGGTGGTACGTCTACCGGCGCTCGCGGCATGA
- a CDS encoding efflux RND transporter periplasmic adaptor subunit, with translation MPSVACRLPIASSRWLLPVAIATVMAACSSKLPPQMPQTQVGVQTVTVQRLAVDQTLSGRTVAYMASDVRPQVGGILRKRLFAEGQDVHAGQVLYEIDPASYQAAYDTAKGDLAQAEAAVLSARPKAQRYQTLVGLDAVSKQDGDDALATLRSNEAAVVAAKAALQTARINLDYTRITAPISGRIGTSSYTPGALVSAGQSEVLATINQLDPMYVDVTQSSAQLLQLRRQLDAGQLKAVDGKAEVTLQLEDGSTYAHSGTLEVVDAAVDTATGTVKLRAVVPNPDHLLLPGMYVKAVLPMAVDEQAILVPQQAVSRNSKGEAVAMVVGSDHKVAQRVLRTGDAIGDTWVVRDGLKAGDKVIVQGLQKVSVGAEVKAVEVSAAAMAGPAATATQGATAAAPKAD, from the coding sequence ATGCCGTCCGTCGCCTGTCGTCTTCCCATCGCGTCCTCGCGCTGGCTGTTGCCCGTCGCCATCGCCACGGTCATGGCCGCGTGTTCGTCCAAGCTGCCGCCGCAGATGCCGCAGACGCAGGTCGGCGTGCAGACAGTCACGGTGCAACGCCTCGCTGTGGATCAGACCCTGTCCGGCCGCACCGTGGCCTACATGGCCTCGGACGTGCGCCCGCAGGTCGGCGGCATCCTGCGCAAGCGGCTGTTCGCCGAAGGCCAGGACGTGCACGCGGGGCAGGTGCTGTACGAGATCGATCCGGCCAGCTACCAGGCTGCGTACGACACCGCCAAGGGCGACCTGGCACAGGCCGAGGCGGCGGTCCTGTCGGCCAGGCCCAAGGCGCAGCGCTACCAGACCCTGGTCGGGTTGGATGCGGTCAGCAAGCAGGACGGCGACGATGCGCTGGCCACGTTGCGCTCGAACGAGGCGGCGGTGGTCGCGGCCAAGGCCGCACTGCAGACCGCGCGCATCAATCTCGACTACACCCGCATCACCGCGCCGATCTCCGGACGCATCGGCACCTCCAGCTACACGCCGGGCGCGCTGGTCAGCGCCGGCCAGAGCGAGGTGCTGGCCACCATCAACCAGCTCGACCCGATGTATGTGGACGTGACCCAGTCCAGCGCGCAGCTGCTGCAGTTGCGCCGCCAACTCGACGCCGGCCAGCTCAAGGCGGTGGACGGGAAGGCCGAGGTGACGCTGCAACTGGAGGACGGCAGCACCTATGCGCACAGCGGCACGCTGGAGGTGGTGGATGCCGCAGTCGATACCGCCACCGGCACGGTCAAGCTGCGCGCGGTGGTGCCCAATCCCGACCATCTGCTGCTGCCCGGCATGTACGTCAAGGCGGTGTTGCCGATGGCGGTGGACGAGCAGGCCATCCTGGTGCCGCAGCAGGCGGTCAGCCGCAACAGCAAGGGCGAGGCGGTGGCGATGGTGGTCGGCAGCGACCACAAGGTCGCCCAGCGCGTGCTGCGCACCGGCGATGCGATCGGCGACACGTGGGTGGTACGCGACGGCCTGAAGGCCGGTGACAAGGTCATCGTGCAGGGCCTGCAGAAGGTGTCGGTCGGCGCCGAGGTCAAGGCGGTGGAGGTGAGTGCGGCCGCGATGGCCGGCCCCGCCGCAACGGCTACGCAGGGTGCCACTGCCGCGGCACCGAAGGCCGACTGA